The region taggagataacacccctactgctgctctgcggggtctccgcatgatcactaaagcaaagtggctacaatggtgctcctgaagctgtttcgggaggtaggagagggcaaggctagctctctcctccctgggctatctggtctatctctctttaggtccgaaccctttgcatgggtgccccggggggtttatataggcctaccccccgggggtacaatagtaatccggctgggcgcgggtcccagccgtctgtccctcaggccgccgtccttctcgccggcttctggggcccgccgactggcgggtcccgcggacaggcttgatactgtagcggcactcctgatgacgcaggcttggtcatcgggtcgtggcaacagtgccgccgtctatcgggcgatcactgtcgccattccccatcttatctggttaatggctcgtggggccctgggaggagtcggccgactccagggaggccgactcccacaggtccgtcttcgggttgcccaggccgccttcagcccacccactgacaggcggccccgccgccttcgggtcgtacaggccggcgtcgtgggcacaatgTACTGCGCACTGTGGCTAAGATCagtgcaggcatggcaacagtgccgcatctcgccggagatcttccagcgatacggctcactgtagccatgccggcccttcgtaagcaagAGGGGGAAACGACCATGCCGTGACTGTACCCCACATCGTACTTCGAGATgggggaggagtcatgggccgactctccatagtcggcctctctggaggtcgccagcttggagccgGCTTTtctgggagtcgccgtctgggactcggcatatcttggagtcgctcctgggactcggcctgaggggcgcggcctgccccgatgtcttgaaatgtcctggggctcgggttagcctacccgtggcccattactccgacagtgttggtccatcaccacctcaatagtcagcggccgttgttccgtggctccattccggaccaccttccggcgttgaatcgcaaccgagagagcgggcatctccttctttggaaggactactttgatacaacaaatctGTTGTTCAAACAGCAGAAATTCCACTGCCGTTTCCGTATGAGTAGACATCTTTTCAACtgtattagagagggggtggtcggctatgatgactgcttcgagtgcaaagaggatgccgttggaaagattggtttctcctcgtatcagaaatgcactgccgcaatccgaatgcttgcatacggagtgcccgatgatctcattgatgagtacgtccgtatgagcgagtctacatgcctagagtccatgtataagttctgcaaggccgttattgctgtgtttggccctgagtacttgagagagccgactctTGAAGATACAtcccgtttgttggcgatgaatgccagcaggggcttcaCAGGGATGCTTGATAGCATAGACtatatgcactgggagtggaagacgtGTCCTTCTGCTTGGCAATGGCAGTATAAGGTCCATGTTAGGGCTTGCACTGGCATACTAGAGATCGTGGCGTCTCAAGATCtttggatctggcactctttctttggcatggccggatcacacaatgatatcaacgtgcttcagcgctcgccggtgtttgctaggcttgccgaaggcaacagcccaccggtgaactttactgtcaacggccacaactacgacaaagaatactacctgggtgacggtatctatcctcagtggaccactattgtcaaaacaatccccaaccctgtcggacagaagaggaaaagatttgcccaagagcaagagagtgctaagaaggatgtcgagcgtgcctttggtattttgcaatctcgatggggcatcgttcggtatcctgctaatacctggagcacgcagaaactgtatgaggtgatgactgcttgtgtgatcatgcacaatatgattgtAGAAGATGAGCGCCCGGAACGTCCGtacgatcaagggtttcagtttcggggtgagaatgttgtgcttgagcatggaggagcggcaaCGTTTGAAGAGTTCACCCAATTCCATCGtgacatgcgtgattgggaaactcacgtgcaactgcaaaatgatttggttaagCATATGtaggctcatgttggcaaccaacatATGTATATTCTTTATTTGGCTTGCAAAACTGTGTGAGACATTTttacttgtattcaacttgtaaaACTATGCTATTTTATTCGGTTGAAACTATGTTTATTTGACTATATCCATATGTTTGAATGCAAAAGCAATGCAAAAATGAGCTATTTTGTTGAGTAGGGCGGCCAACCGGCTACCAATCCAAATCTAAAACAGGGCGGGCCCCGGGTGGGCGGCCGATCCATACGGACAAAAAAGCGGACAAAACCACCGTTCGTTTGGATCGACCCTATGAAGTTGCTCTCATAGCACAGGAAACTGATCGCTTTTCCTTTTCTTGGGATTTTGTGCTGAAACAGTCCCGGGCTTCTCGACAAGCAACCAAACCagtgacaccaccaccaccacccaccctgCCTCGTGGCATGTATAAAAGCCTCCGCAACGCAACGACAAACCGGCGATCTCCCAACCACCCCTCTACCTCTTCTGTCTCTTCTTCCCTCCACCGCGGCGCCGCCCGCCACGCCACCCGCGTATCCATCCACCACCGTTCCCGCGATGGCCGCCGGCATACTCAACACCCAGCCCTGCCTCTGCTAACCACGGATGATACACGTAGCTCCAGTTAATAACTTCCTGCCGCTCGCCTCGTCTGGCCGGAGGGAGAGGAGATGGACGCCGGCGTGGGTCTCCGGCCGAGGCCCGGTACTGCATGGGCCAAACGACGGAAGCCGCAGGGATTCCCCCCGGCGACAGTGCCGGCGGTGAGGCTCGACCAGAATCCGGCGCGGCGGCCGCTGGTCCTGCGCACCGACGCGGGGAGCCGGAGCACCGATCCCATCCGTGGCGCCAGCCTCAAGGCCCTGTGCTGCCACAAATCGGCAGGTAACCAACCAACCGGTCGTGCTCCTTCTGTCGCATGTCAACTAGTAGGACAATTTCTGCCGCCAACTCGGTGCAACAAAGATTAATGTTAGTGCTAGTACACCGGATAAGATGACATTGCCATGTCAATGACGACTCATTGCCACTCATTGCCACGCTTTGTTTAATTAGCGTTCAAGTGGACCATGATGATCTCATCTGCGTGTCGGCCCGTTCCTTTGATCTTTACTTGTCAGCTACCCCTCTGCATAGGGTGTGCGTGGGCTTCTAGGTTGGTAATTAAGCACGCCAGCCTGAGATTGTACGTACCTTTTTTCTGCTTCAGGAAACACCCGAGTAACTAACGTTTGGTACGGCTGTAATTTTTTTCCAGTTTTGGTCTTAAGGGGTGAGTTGTGTGGGAAGATAACTGTACCAAATAATGGCCTTTGTTGCATGGCACGCTTCAGACATGAGAATCATCGAAGGAGCAGACAGAAAGTTAGGACGATTCCGTGCGGATTTCCTAGAGGATCCGCTAATAGTGGTGCAATCAGCAATATTAGTTGGGGACCTCGGAAGCTTTTCGTTCCGCATCAGTCACCAGCTGCAAGTAGCCATTGAAATGGACATAAACCTAATCACAGTCACATCAAACAGCCATGAGCTATTTAGATTTTAGTGCCTACATATTTCTGAAAAATTAAGGGATGTATCATGACACTCCAAAGGAATATCATGGATCGCAAATAAGTCCGCAAAGATTGAGTAATCTCTGCAGTATGCTACCCAGGACAAACCATAGAAGTCAAAGAGAGTGCTATCGAGGATGCTATCGAATGATTGTGATCTGACATGCATGCACGATCGCAGGTACTGAGAAAGCCCACTATTCTGCTGATGAGGCTCTCGTACTAAAGGTTAGTAGATAATGCAATGGTGTTGGCCTTTGCAAGTTTACATGGAGAAATTCACACAGTTCATCAACTAACTGCATATTTGTGTTGATATGACTGACCTCCATGTTAACTGCAGCAAAAAGCAGAGGACGTGCTCCCTTACCTGAATGACCGCTGTGTTTATCTAGTTGGTTAGTTCTTACCCCCCACATCAGCTCTATAATTTGAATGGATCCCTTCATTATGCATTGCCTATCTAATATGTGTATGCATTTATATGTAGGAATGATGGGTTCCGGCAAAACTACAGTTGGGAAGATAATAGCTGAAGTACTAGGCTATTCATTCTTTGACAGGTTTGAATTTCTCTTCGATCTGCAGCAACTGCTAAAAGCCAACCAAGATGTTCTTTGAACTAACTTTTGAGTGACCACGGTTTAATAACTTTAGCGGTGTTCTCCCTTCACAGTGATAAGCTGGTTGAGCAGTCTGTTGGCATACCGTCGGTGGCTGAGATTTTTCAGGTCCACAGTGAAGCATTCTTCAGAGATAACGAGGTGTGCGCTTATTTTTCTTAGAGATAATAGCATATAACTCTATTTCTTTCTATCGAGGACTGGAAAATTACTCAAAAATCCTACAGGCAGTTCTTTTTATTCTCTTGCATGATGTAGTTTGCCATCGTCCACCTTAAATATTCATGCTGTCATATAGTAGTGGTCTACAATACTAATCTCGTCTAACCTTTAATCAAGGTTTCTGACATTCTCTTATTTCATTCGACTTCTCAAGAGTGAGGTACTAAGGGATTTGTCGTCAATGCACCGATTAATTGTTGCAACAGGAGGTGGTGCGGTGATACGACCAATCAATTGGTACTGGAAGTGATAAACTAGCTCGAGTTGCTCTTCCAAGGCAAAGCTCACTAAGTTTTTGGCGTGAAATTTGCAGGAGTTATATGAAGAAAGGACTCACTATTTGGTTAGATGTTCCATTGGACGCCCTTGCAAGAAGGATTGCTGCGGTTGGTACTGCGTCACGACCCCTCCTGCATCAGGAATCTGGTGATCCTTATGCAAAGGTAGTTTGCTACTGATGCTCTTATTTATTTCTGCAATTTGAGTTTGGAATGCAGATAGAGGTAATGATTTTTTGTTTTCCCACGCAGGCCTATGCCAAACTTACAGCACTTTTTGAACAAAGAATGGATTCATATGCTAATGCTGATGCCCGAGTTTCCCTTGAAAGTATGTTTCCTAACGAGTTAGATAACACCATTATACGTAATTCTTGTTTCATTCTAGTACTCTGTACTGCTACAAAGGCCTACATGGTCCACCAATATGATGTTTTTTGCTCGCGTTCAGTTTTTACACCATTGCTGACTGTAAATACCATTATCCATAATGCAGATATTGCATTCAAACAAGGACATAATGATGTGAATGTACTTACACCAAGTGCCATCGCTATTGAGGTATTTGAGTATTTCTGACTTGGTTAAGATGATCTTTTGAACCCTGCCTGACTGGGAATTCTACCTTCCGTTCTTGCAGGCATTGCTAAAGATGGAGAGCTTTCTTACTGAGAAGGCCATGGTCAGAAACTGACCAGATCTCGGTGGTTACCAAGAAAGATGACAACCAACGGTTCTTGGTTGCCGTGATGTACATACCTTTGCATAAGACATTCTTCTGATATAGCCAGAGCTATGACAGAGGATAACTTGGGTTTTTACTTGAGTGAACTATATGTGAATAGCTCTAAATTAAGACAATGTTTGTCTTGTCTTTATCTTGCTGCGATTTGATATATGGGATTTGGGAGTAAATAGCTATATCATCGTTAAGTGATATCCCTTGTACATTTTGAAACAACCACAATTTACATCAATATATTACTTTGAGGCAAAGTGCAGTTCTCGAAAATTTTATAATAGCATAGATCTTAACACAAGTATGTACGTTACAGCATGGTAAGGCTGCCTCTTTTTCTTTCGAGATATGTACATGTTCTCTCAACAAAGATGTACAGGGAAAGTATTATCTCCAAAATAATCATGGCTAAGCCAATAGTTAGATCTGACCGATTTGATAATGCTACTGTACTGGAAACAAATCTCCCTATACATCTAGCGTATAGCTAAACAGTTAAAAGGAAAACATTGCAGGAAGCTGAGATTCAAAACCTGTACATGTAGGCTTTAACTTCATATGAACATTCTTCTGATGGTTCTTGCAACAGCACGAGATAAAACAAGATTAGTTAAATCCGCAGGCAGGAGGAGAAACTGCTGTTGGGACTCTGGTGAAAGCTGCATTGGAGGAGTATGTGCAAAAATGAGTTCGTGGAGCTCTGGATTTATAAATACACGCCACATAAATTTTGATACATAATCTCATTCAACCCGTATGTTCCTTCTTACCTCAGGAACGACAGAAAGAACTGGCAGAAACTCTGGAAAAGACCTCATCTCATTTAACACAAGAGACATATCATCTGCGCCATCATCTCCTTTCTCCCCAGTGCTTTCATATCCAGAAGCCTGCAAAACTTGAATGATGAATGCAGGCTACACACATGTGTTGCATCTTGCAATGTCAATAGATCAGCTGGATTTACACGCATCAGAGATGAAGTGCTTTAGCCCATTTTAATATAAAAACCAATGTGTAATCTGAGTATTAGTTTGACACGTTGTAGTTAGTTTCAGCTCAAAGAGAACAATTTCACAGATAAACCATTGCAGCACATCACTTAATGTGATTACTGAATCTAATTAGCATGTCGCAAATATAAGCTCCAGACTCTATCTTTTCAGTTAAGTTCAGAATTCATTTCTTTCTGAAAAGGTTCTTTTATCATCATCAGCTTCCTTAGTTATGTAACATACTCTGCTATAAGCTGCATTTTGTGCATTCCATTGACACATAGTGAGAAGTCACGACATTCGAGAAGGCATCCAAGACTACTCTACATAGATCATCATGCTCAGTCGCTCATGAATGTTGAAAGTTTTACTTACCCGTGATGAGTTTTCCTTCTGAGGAGTCTTAGCTACAAGTAGGAGAAGGCGGTAGAGGTTTCTCAAGTTAGTGGCCTCCTCGTTGTTCAGTGATGGTGATGGGGATGGTGCAAATGGCAATCTTGAGGCTGCAGCGGACGTTACAGAACTTAATGTGGCCACTCCAAGTGCATCTAGTCCCTGCAAATTACAGAACTTAATGTGGCTACTCCAAGTGCATCTAGTCCCTTTACCTTTGAATAAAAGGTGTCACTTCGTTTCCAGCATTTCTCAAAAGAGAAATATCATTTCAAGCAAAAATGCATGACAGCAGAGAGAATTCCTTATCTACTAAATAAAACAAAATTAAACATGGAATCACAGGAAGATGACCCACATGAAGTACATCAAAATTTTATATTATATGGAGCCAAATTGCATTTATGCCTTAATTGCAAAGCTACATAACAATTTGTGGAATTTCTTCGcacaaaaattcaaattcaaaagcaAAAAATATATTGTCTGATAGCTATTTCATCAGTTGACACATAAATTCACATGAAGCCAACAGGGCAATGGAAAGTGCACATATAACAAGCTAACTGACCTTAGCAATCTCCTGAAGAAGTAAATCCTTCACAAAGGCACCCTGGAAAGAGTTCAGACTTGGCTAATTATCTGACTGAGTTCGATACTATCAAATAACTACCAATCTATCTCAGTTTTACCTGTTCAGTGAGTGTAAATGACAGCACTTGTTTAATTGCAAATCTTGAACTATCACTTTCATCTTGTTGAGTTCTGACCAAGGTCTGCTCTGTTCTTGCCCGGAGCGACTGTAAGAAGAAAACAAAAACAGTGATGTACCAAGAAGGTAAGAATAAAGTACATAAAACCAGAAAAGTCATACTTCCCACGACCCAACAGTTTGACAAAACTGGCAGATTTCTACCACTTTACAGAATTTAACAGAAGCAATCATCTAGAATCGTATcaggtatggagtggtagacgtcaagacaagagcctcaagtatggagtggtagatgtCAAGAGGCCTGGGGAccagattatcctggtcaagctggtagttggggacttagttctcaatgttatcagcgtgtATTactcgcaagtaggccacaatgagaacaccaagagggggttctgggaaggcctggaggacatggttaggagtgtgccTATTGGCgaaaagctcttcataggaggagacctcaatggccacgtgggtacatctaacacaggttttgaaggggtgcatgggggctttcgctatggcatcaggaatcaagaagatgtcttaagctttgctctagcctacgacatgatcgtagctaacaccctctttaaaaAGAGATAATCGCAtctagtgacttttagtagtggtcaacactctagccagatcagACAGTTAGagctatggagacaaaccttggaatcgaaaggttttaggcatagtagaactaaaaccgagtacatgaggtgTGGTTCATTACTATTAGGCACGAGGGGGAGGAGGTTACCCTTGATGGGCAGAAGTATACCTTTCAATATTTGGGGTCTATGTTTTTAAAGCGTCCCtaaggcgacgcctaggcgtcgaAGCGCTCCCCCTCCGCTTTGGAAAATCGACCGCTTTGGGCGCCTAGGCGNNNNNNNNNNNNNNNNNNNNNNNNNNNNNNNNNNNNNNNNNNNNNNNNNNNNNNNNNNNNNNNNNNNNNNNNNNNNNNNNNNNNNNNNNNNNNNNNNNNNNNNNNNNNNNNNNNNNNNNNNNNNNNNNNNNNNNNNNNNNNNNNNNNNNNNNNNNNNNNNNNNNNNNNNNNNNNNNNNNNNNNNNNNNNNNNNNNNNNNNNNNNNNNNNNNNNNNNNNNNNNNNNNNNNNNNNNNNNNNNNNNNNNNNNNNNNNNNNNNNNNNNNNNNNNNNNNNNNNNNNNNNNNNNNNNNNNNNNNGCCTTAAAAACATAGTTTGGGGCCAATGCTGCAGAAGGATGGTGATATCGATGAAGATGTgagaaagccggatggatgaagtggcgccaagcttcggcattctttgtgacaagagtgccaaaagctaaaaggcaggttCTATAGGACGGCGATTCGACCCACAATGTTGTATGACGCTGAGTGTTGGCTGGCTAAAAGGTGACGTGTGCAAAGGTGCGCATGTTGAGATAGATGTGTGGCCGCACAAGGAAGGATcaggtccggaatgatgatatacgggaTAGAGCTGGGGTAGCACCGATTGAAGAGaaccttgtccaacatcgtctccgAAAGCTCCAATGCATAGCGGGCGGCTAAAACGTGCTTATATAATGTCAAGAGAGGTTGGGGTAGAccaaacttgacatgggaggagtccgtaaagagagatctcaaggactggaatatcaccaaagaactagccatggacaagGGTGCGTGGAAACTAGCTATCCATGTgtcagaaccatgagttggttgcgagatcttttgagtttcagctctagcctacctcaacttgtttgggactaaaggctttgttgttgttgtagtcATATCTAGAATCGGTGGCAAGTCGGCACAAGTGTATGCCAAATGGTTAACAACTCGGTGAAAAGAATTTTGAAATTTAATTATAAACCACCATTTGACCATAAGCCAGCAAGAACCAACTGGCTGGTTCCCAAGATGAATATGCTAGAAAGTTGTGTTGCTTTCACATGTCTCAAAGAGGCCTTACATCAAATTTCAAATAATGAACAGTTATTCATGTGAGGACAAATAAAACCATCAACATATGCATATATCTGTGAGGAAATAAACCAACCTCGGTTAACAAAGACTCCAAACGGTCAATCTGGAAAGTGCCATCCTGCAATACATTTTGGTTAAAGAAGACATAAGATGTTCGCTATAACTGGCAGAAGTTGCAGTAGACAAAAAATGAACCTGCAACAAAATGACTTGCTAGCACGATGACACGATCTCATCACAATTCAAAATGTCTGAAGAGTGAAGACAACAAGGAAAAGCAAACCTTATAAAGTAGCGTGTACAATGTTGACCGAAGGTTAGGTGAGTTGTCAGTGAGAACTTTTCTTGCAATCCATGGGTATGAACTGCTCAAGACTTTGTAGTTGGGATTGAAGCTGATTGCAATGCCTTCCAAGACAGCAAGACTGAAAAATCACATGGAAAGCCTCTCAAATGTAACACGCGGATCATTTATAAACCAAGCAgtgtaaatatatataaaaaaactgCATTCTGCCTTTTTGGAAGCAGTTTGCTAGTTTCCTGTCCATTATAAAATGTATTGACTAATAGCATTATTGAAGTACCTTCGGATTACAAGAGAGAAGTATGAAGGTATCTGGAACTTGAATTTATACCTGAAACAAGGTTAGCTCTAGTTAATGAAACAAACTTATCGAGGGTTTGCACTACATTCCTTTTTGCATAAACTAAGATCAGTACATTGTTTGCCCAAGATTCCCTGACAGATCTCCAAAGCTTATATTTTGAACTCCTTTGTTAACTGCACTTTCAAATACACCTGAAATGGCAAACACAGAATAAAGAGTGATATGCAAGATGGGCATGTCTTAAAATTAATTACATTTCTTAATATTAGAGTGACATTCGTCTGAAGCTGGAGTACCTGTCAATGCCTTTGTCACTTCATCTTTCTGAGCAGTTGCAGGAAGCAAACTAAAAGAGATTTAAAGGCAGGTCAGATCTACTTAGTTATGGTGATATCCAGCAAGAAAAAAGGAAGTTATTTCTGACAACTGGCATCCATCTGCATGCACAAAATTTCGTAAGCTTAGTGATATCAGTGTTTTTcttacccaagagtaacaaaatctttTGCTAAACCATCAAAATCCCGGTTAACAAGATGTAGACAAGCTTCAATAAATCCATCACGGAGTTCTTGTCGGAATTCTCCCATCATTCCAAAATCTGCATAATGAATAGAGTTTAGAGTATTTGAATTAGCTAGACATATGGCTTCATGTAATTGATTGTGAAGCAAGGAAGCAAATTAGGGACCCGATGGTAACTAAGATTTTAAAGTGGGTAAGCTATGTAGGAATAGTACAGCAAAACAATTACCTAAGTATGCTAGCTTCCCATCAACTGTGCGTAGAAGATTTCCAGGATGTGGGTCTGCATGATAAAATCCATATTCCAAAAGCTGGGAAAGTGAACAGTATACTCCAACCTACAATGTAGCAAATCCCAGCAGATCTAATTCGTAAGAGTGTTTACTGAGCTCCAATATTTACTTGATTTACTCGAGTCCTGATTTGTGCTGCTTTACCTCAACCAGATATTGATCTCTAACTTCAGACAACCTTTCCCCCTACAAGGTCACACTACAGTAAGTCAATAAGTAGTTATTTTTGCAACATTGTGCATGTTTGGTTGCTAACAAGTGAATAAAATCATAGACTGCACCTCAACCCATTCCATGATAAGGACTCGTCTTCTCGTCTGCTCCAGATACATTTCTGGAACCATCACATCTCTAAGTTTCCCATATAATTCCCTGATACAGAAAGGAAGGTACAGGGTTAATATTTGATGCTATAATACAAATATCAAGCTTGTATATTGTTCTTGCCACAAAAACAAAGAATTTGCAAAACCTCTGAAATATGATAAGAGAATCCTCAGTTCTTAATTATCCACCTTCAGAATATATCTCCATACTCTTAAACATAGTTTCCATGTGCTAAGTTGCAAATGTAATTCTAAGATCAGTTGTCCTTCACAAATTTGGGTATAACAAAGTACACACATATTTTTATATTCTAGTGGAATGGTCAGAGTATTTGAACAAAATCCTAGTTAGTGGGTGTTCTGGAGGCAACTAGCCGGTTTGGTGATTGCAAGGGCTTAGATAACAGATGACCATATGATATGTCCG is a window of Triticum dicoccoides isolate Atlit2015 ecotype Zavitan chromosome 2B, WEW_v2.0, whole genome shotgun sequence DNA encoding:
- the LOC119366145 gene encoding shikimate kinase 3, chloroplastic-like, which codes for MDAGVGLRPRPGTAWAKRRKPQGFPPATVPAVRLDQNPARRPLVLRTDAGSRSTDPIRGASLKALCCHKSAGTEKAHYSADEALVLKQKAEDVLPYLNDRCVYLVGMMGSGKTTVGKIIAEVLGYSFFDSDKLVEQSVGIPSVAEIFQVHSEAFFRDNESEVLRDLSSMHRLIVATGGGAVIRPINWSYMKKGLTIWLDVPLDALARRIAAVGTASRPLLHQESGDPYAKAYAKLTALFEQRMDSYANADARVSLENIAFKQGHNDVNVLTPSAIAIEALLKMESFLTEKAMVRN
- the LOC119366144 gene encoding uncharacterized aarF domain-containing protein kinase At1g71810, chloroplastic-like, which gives rise to MLLLRPLPLTLPAPALRARPAALGPRPRRRPPRPRAASAYGAGGVSEEDAFTRCSGYLFEEGLATEGDLPTAYDIPGIARVYGRRPLLVLRRSLQIGTSFGRWFALRYLDSLNDRADDMFEVRAAQLRRILLELGPAFVKIAQAVSSRPDVIPPAYLDELSLLQDRIAPFSTELAFDIIEKELQMPLDMIFSEMSPVPVAAASLGQVYQARLRSNGKLVAVKVQRPGVQAVISLDIYILRFLAGVARKVGKFNTDLQAVLDEWASSLFREMDYREEARNGLKFRELYGKLRDVMVPEMYLEQTRRRVLIMEWVEGERLSEVRDQYLVEVGVYCSLSQLLEYGFYHADPHPGNLLRTVDGKLAYLDFGMMGEFRQELRDGFIEACLHLVNRDFDGLAKDFVTLGLLPATAQKDEVTKALTGVFESAVNKGVQNISFGDLSGNLGQTMYKFKFQIPSYFSLVIRSLAVLEGIAISFNPNYKVLSSSYPWIARKVLTDNSPNLRSTLYTLLYKDGTFQIDRLESLLTESLRARTEQTLVRTQQDESDSSRFAIKQVLSFTLTEQGAFVKDLLLQEIAKGLDALGVATLSSVTSAAASRLPFAPSPSPSLNNEEATNLRNLYRLLLLVAKTPQKENSSRASGYESTGEKGDDGADDMSLVLNEMRSFPEFLPVLSVVPELSPESQQQFLLLPADLTNLVLSRAVARTIRRMFI